The Ignavibacteria bacterium DNA window TATACTGTCCGTGCTTTTGTAAATTTCAAATCCTGTTTCAAATGTGCTGTTGTCTTGCCATTGTAATGTTACTTGTGTTTCTGTAAAATCGGTTATGGTAAGGTTTGTCGGTGCGGGAAACGTAAGAGTAACATTTTTAGTAATGTAACTACTAAAATTATACTGCGATTTTGCTCGCACACGGAAATAATACGTTTGCGAAATAAGAAAAACTCCGCTCAACGTTTTTGATGTAATGTTTGCATTTACAGAATCAACAAGTGTGTAATTTGTTCCGTCTGTTCCTTGCTCAATCAGAAATCCCGTTTCAATTGTGCTGTTGTCTTGCCATTGCAGTGTTACTTGTGTTTCGGTAAAGTCGCTTATGGTAAGGTTGGTGGGAGGATTAAATGTTAACGTGTATGGTTCTGTTTTTGTATATGAACTCACTCTGGTATCAAATTTTGCACGTACGCGATATTTGTAAGTTGTGTTTGTTATGTATGTGCCATTCAGTGTTACAGTCTCTGCATTATTACCAACGGTTGTGTCTTCGGTAAAATTTACTCCATCGTTACTATGCTCAACGTCAAAACTTACTTTCGTGTTCGGGTATGTTGGGCTGTGGTTTATATCCGTCCATTGTAAAGTAACCGCAGCATCAGAAAAAGAAGTAATGCGTAAGTTCTTAACCGGTTTCAATGTATAATCCGGGTCAGCGGGGTTGTTGTTTGCATACTCCTTGCAACTCCAGTTACAAAGGAGGAAGTAAGAAGTAAGAAGGATGAAAACTCGCCGTGGCGAGAGGAAAAGGAAGTTGTTATTCATAAAGTTGTTTTTTTTTGCCACTAATTACACGAATTGGCACGAAAAAAAATCAGTGAAGATTCGCGTTGTATCTGTGTAATTCGTGGTTAATTTTTTTGTTACACATGCAGTTCAATTTCAATATACTCACCTTGTCCTGTTTGAGTTACAGTTCTTCTAATCATTTCAGCAGAGTTCTGTATTCTTCGCAAGTCATTCGACGAAAGCACAATAATCTTCATTGTTCTCCCTTTCAAATTTTGTTGATAGGCAATATTCTGGTCGGCGGTAATAAATACATCAAACTCTTTTTCTGCGAGCGATAGCAATTCCCCGTTTTCATAACTTCCCCAACCAACTTCCTGCGCGGTTTTACAATAATATTCGCCGAGGATGTTCTTTATTTGGCGGGGCACACATTCATCAATCAAGATGCGCATTGCATTGCCTTGTCATATTCTAACTTCCAAGCATTATCTAATGCAGAAATTGCAACTTCGCGGGTTACGGAGGGAAAGCAATCGAGAAATTCTTCGAGCGTATAATCGTTTTCGAGATAATCAAAAAGTGTTTTGAGTGGAACGCGCGTATTCTTAAACACGGGAGTTCCGCCGAGAATATTTGGGTTTGTTGTAATGGGTAAGTTAGTCATAGTGTTATTTTTATTCTTCTCCGCTCAATGAGCATAGACGAATGACACAGATACAACACGGATTTCCACGAATTATATCGGTGAAGGTTCGTGTTTCATTCGTGTAATTCGTGGTTAATTTTTTTGTTACACATTCACCGCTTCAAAACCAATACGGAGATGTTCTTTTGCAGGAAGAGAAAAGTTCAATTTTTCAAATCCGATGACTTTGCC harbors:
- a CDS encoding DUF433 domain-containing protein; the encoded protein is MTNLPITTNPNILGGTPVFKNTRVPLKTLFDYLENDYTLEEFLDCFPSVTREVAISALDNAWKLEYDKAMQCAS
- a CDS encoding fibronectin type III domain-containing protein; protein product: MNNNFLFLSPRRVFILLTSYFLLCNWSCKEYANNNPADPDYTLKPVKNLRITSFSDAAVTLQWTDINHSPTYPNTKVSFDVEHSNDGVNFTEDTTVGNNAETVTLNGTYITNTTYKYRVRAKFDTRVSSYTKTEPYTLTFNPPTNLTISDFTETQVTLQWQDNSTIETGFLIEQGTDGTNYTLVDSVNANITSKTLSGVFLISQTYYFRVRAKSQYNFSSYITKNVTLTFPAPTNLTITDFTETQVTLQWQDNSTFETGFEIYKSTDSI